A genome region from Nitrospirota bacterium includes the following:
- a CDS encoding TPM domain-containing protein has protein sequence MVKAFVTAWVVILAWAASAGPALALPGEKTPLPEPLGYVTDHAGVIGVEWKANIRSVCQDLERKTGVEMVIVTVKTIKPYKTANDYAEALYQRWGIGTAQRGHGVLVLAAVEERQAAITMGRSLLGVITPKILEQVSTQYIEPSFRHGQFEEGLYRTSVALASAAQEIRVGDPPRSHLKGLGIFLTLFTGFGALAFLWWISRPDLRHPFGRLRRGEYWGSGQGGFGGNFGGFGGGMGGEGLK, from the coding sequence ATGGTGAAGGCGTTTGTCACAGCATGGGTGGTGATATTGGCATGGGCCGCTTCTGCCGGTCCGGCGCTTGCCTTGCCGGGAGAGAAGACACCGCTGCCGGAACCGCTGGGCTATGTCACAGACCATGCGGGGGTGATCGGGGTCGAGTGGAAGGCGAATATCCGGTCCGTCTGCCAGGATTTGGAACGGAAGACCGGCGTCGAGATGGTGATCGTCACGGTCAAGACGATCAAGCCGTACAAAACCGCGAACGACTATGCGGAGGCTCTCTATCAACGGTGGGGGATCGGAACCGCCCAGAGGGGCCATGGGGTGTTGGTGTTGGCGGCAGTGGAGGAGAGACAGGCGGCCATTACGATGGGGCGGAGCCTGTTGGGCGTGATCACGCCGAAGATCTTGGAACAAGTCAGCACACAGTACATCGAGCCCTCGTTCCGGCATGGACAGTTTGAAGAAGGGCTCTACCGAACCTCCGTGGCCCTGGCCTCAGCCGCGCAGGAGATCCGAGTCGGCGATCCGCCCCGCTCGCATCTCAAGGGCTTGGGCATCTTTCTGACCCTCTTCACCGGCTTCGGCGCGCTGGCCTTTCTCTGGTGGATCAGCCGTCCGGACTTACGCCATCCCTTCGGCCGTCTGCGCCGCGGCGAATATTGGGGCAGCGGTCAGGGCGGCTTCGGCGGCAACTTCGGCGGGTTCGGCGGGGGGATGGGCGGAGAGGGGCTGAAGTAG
- a CDS encoding adaptor protein, which translates to MAESPGTVAVPETIEEEHTGVGDGLEARVIVYNCNCHTYQQVIALFCEVIPGMTPAKAFELAWRIDHEGSATVYQGEWKTAEGIAKFLAGGGLRVALQ; encoded by the coding sequence ATGGCTGAGTCTCCAGGCACAGTTGCCGTTCCCGAGACCATCGAGGAAGAACACACAGGCGTCGGCGATGGGCTGGAAGCCCGTGTGATCGTCTACAACTGCAACTGCCACACCTATCAACAAGTCATTGCCCTCTTTTGCGAAGTCATTCCCGGCATGACCCCCGCAAAAGCATTCGAGCTCGCCTGGCGCATCGACCATGAAGGCAGCGCTACGGTCTATCAAGGTGAGTGGAAGACGGCCGAAGGCATCGCGAAGTTTCTGGCCGGCGGTGGGCTACGGGTCGCGCTCCAATAA
- a CDS encoding DUF3386 family protein, with protein MEMYKREEGKTDVQDDPKARALLKGAFEKTSRWQPDFKGFTADLTVNVNGKEIRGSVTVKGPRDVSVSLPDPEVQKWAEGQIGMIAVHRAPRKFEEADGKYSLTLGEDRDHPLGPKLTIHGDGMHSYYRVKGDRITQINRKMPHTAFTINVEDSALTKDNKFLTTRYTVYYYNPQDSKLTNVESFIDTHTRIGSSDLPAGRQIITYENGEVAARSLTFKNHKML; from the coding sequence ATGGAAATGTATAAGCGAGAAGAAGGAAAGACCGACGTCCAGGACGACCCCAAAGCCCGCGCCCTCTTAAAAGGGGCCTTCGAAAAGACCTCCCGCTGGCAACCGGACTTCAAAGGGTTCACCGCCGACCTGACCGTGAACGTGAACGGCAAGGAAATCCGGGGCAGCGTCACTGTGAAAGGACCGCGCGACGTCAGCGTCAGTCTGCCAGACCCGGAAGTCCAGAAGTGGGCGGAAGGCCAGATCGGCATGATCGCCGTCCACCGAGCCCCACGCAAATTCGAGGAGGCGGACGGCAAGTACTCTCTGACTTTGGGAGAAGATCGCGACCATCCGCTCGGCCCCAAGCTGACCATCCATGGGGACGGGATGCACTCGTACTACCGGGTCAAGGGCGACCGGATCACCCAGATCAACCGCAAGATGCCGCACACGGCCTTCACGATCAACGTGGAGGACAGCGCCCTGACCAAGGACAACAAGTTCCTCACCACCCGCTACACGGTCTATTACTACAACCCGCAGGACAGCAAGCTCACCAACGTGGAGAGCTTCATTGACACCCACACCCGCATCGGCTCGTCGGACTTGCCGGCCGGCCGACAAATTATCACCTACGAGAACGGAGAGGTGGCTGCCAGGTCTCTTACATTTAAAAACCACAAGATGCTGTGA
- a CDS encoding zinc ribbon domain-containing protein, whose protein sequence is MPIFEYVCGECQHKFEMIVQGSTVPACPSCKATRLEKLISGFAVGATGVPSSGGAGGGCGSCGDPRGPGACSMN, encoded by the coding sequence ATGCCGATTTTTGAATATGTGTGTGGGGAGTGCCAGCATAAGTTCGAGATGATCGTCCAGGGTTCCACCGTACCCGCTTGTCCTTCCTGCAAGGCGACGAGGCTGGAGAAACTGATTTCCGGTTTTGCCGTGGGCGCGACCGGCGTGCCTTCCTCCGGCGGCGCCGGAGGCGGCTGCGGGTCTTGCGGCGATCCGCGCGGTCCCGGCGCCTGTTCGATGAACTAG
- a CDS encoding iron-containing redox enzyme family protein, producing MVKSPLPPDQFRERLLRFLDRKDHWAWPHFSEGLATREQLKIHFQQEYAVYVRDFPVLLARIHGRNPPAQVRSMLAKNIYEEDTGGLSLGRSHPDLLLTMMEGLGFPAKDFERVRLLPASLAYRRWLDRATDNRDWVVGAAALTVFVEGSLNDRQELLHPSEPKTEAEIETHIARHPLVRHYGVPAAAMDLTRAHQLVEAGHRHDAYDMVLGCATTAAQQRAVLACLKTTLALWLRYRDGIARACGLKQPRS from the coding sequence ATGGTAAAGAGCCCTCTGCCGCCCGATCAGTTCCGCGAGCGATTGCTCCGTTTCCTGGACCGCAAGGACCATTGGGCCTGGCCCCATTTCAGCGAGGGCCTGGCGACCAGAGAGCAGCTCAAGATTCACTTCCAGCAGGAATATGCCGTCTATGTCCGGGATTTTCCCGTCCTGCTCGCCCGCATCCACGGCCGGAACCCGCCCGCGCAGGTCCGGAGCATGCTGGCGAAAAACATCTACGAAGAGGACACGGGCGGCCTGTCGCTGGGCCGTTCCCACCCGGACCTGCTCCTGACGATGATGGAGGGCCTGGGCTTTCCCGCCAAGGATTTTGAGCGAGTGCGCCTGCTGCCGGCCAGCCTCGCCTATCGCCGCTGGCTGGATCGAGCAACAGACAACCGGGACTGGGTGGTCGGCGCCGCGGCGCTGACGGTCTTCGTGGAAGGCAGCCTCAACGACCGTCAGGAACTCCTCCATCCCTCCGAACCGAAAACCGAGGCGGAGATCGAAACCCATATCGCCCGACATCCGCTGGTTCGCCACTATGGCGTTCCCGCTGCGGCCATGGACCTGACCCGGGCCCATCAGCTGGTCGAGGCAGGACACAGGCACGACGCCTACGACATGGTGCTTGGCTGTGCGACGACGGCGGCGCAGCAACGGGCGGTGCTGGCCTGCCTGAAGACCACGCTGGCGCTCTGGCTCCGCTATCGCGACGGCATCGCCCGCGCGTGCGGCCTGAAGCAACCCAGATCGTGA
- a CDS encoding DUF1499 domain-containing protein — protein MERREALRTGMMTVLVGLAVLGVFLVSLTGCWPVINDVETGKTPEYPDLVPRTYAAKPELVFDAALHAIHRLPRWSLVAHRPESGEIRAEATSRLFRFVDDVTIRVRDEEGKTVVSVRSASRVGKGDFGQNARNIRAFFEALDAQLQRPDEHR, from the coding sequence ATGGAACGGAGAGAGGCCTTGCGCACCGGCATGATGACGGTCCTCGTCGGTCTGGCTGTCCTGGGCGTCTTCCTCGTTTCGCTGACTGGCTGTTGGCCGGTGATCAATGATGTGGAAACCGGCAAGACGCCGGAATATCCGGATCTCGTCCCACGTACCTATGCGGCCAAGCCAGAGCTGGTGTTCGACGCGGCGCTGCATGCGATCCATCGTCTTCCACGCTGGTCGTTGGTTGCTCATCGGCCTGAGTCGGGGGAGATCAGAGCCGAGGCCACCAGCCGTCTCTTCCGGTTTGTGGACGATGTGACGATCCGGGTGCGGGACGAAGAGGGCAAAACGGTGGTGTCGGTCCGGTCCGCCTCGCGTGTCGGGAAAGGGGACTTCGGACAGAATGCCAGAAACATTCGCGCCTTCTTCGAAGCGCTGGATGCCCAACTGCAACGTCCCGACGAACATCGGTAG
- the cax gene encoding calcium/proton exchanger: MFKRFTLGLNILFLFVPLAVALELLHADPMLVFFSSALAIVPLAGLLGKATEHLTSHVGAGLGGLLNASLGNAAELIIAFVALKEGLHDVVKASITGSIIGNILLVLGFSMVAGGLRHEQQRFNRTAAGVGASLLLIAAVGLVVPAISDVTAKEQGVAVDRALSLGIAVILFAIYLLNLLFSLKTHRHLYVGEAVDAEETGEDAWPLRKSVWVLAVVTAAVAVMSEILVGAIEPAAKGLGLTQVFVGVILVALVGNAAEHSTAVMVAMKNKMDLALGIAIGSSLQIALFVAPVLVFASYLMGMPLDLIFTPFEVAAVTISVLVVGFVSMDGESNWMEGAMLIGVYLILALAFYFLPA; encoded by the coding sequence ATGTTCAAGCGGTTCACCCTCGGGCTCAATATCCTGTTCCTCTTCGTGCCGCTGGCTGTGGCATTGGAGCTGCTCCATGCCGATCCCATGCTGGTCTTTTTTTCCTCCGCCTTGGCGATTGTCCCATTGGCCGGCCTGTTGGGCAAGGCCACGGAACATTTGACCAGCCACGTGGGGGCCGGGCTGGGCGGATTGTTGAACGCCTCGCTCGGCAACGCGGCGGAGTTGATCATCGCCTTCGTGGCGCTCAAAGAGGGGTTGCACGACGTCGTTAAGGCCTCCATTACCGGCTCGATCATCGGCAATATTCTGCTGGTCCTGGGCTTTTCCATGGTGGCGGGAGGGCTCCGTCACGAACAGCAACGGTTCAACCGCACTGCCGCGGGGGTGGGGGCCAGCCTCCTGCTGATCGCTGCGGTCGGCCTGGTCGTGCCGGCCATCTCGGATGTCACCGCCAAGGAGCAAGGCGTGGCGGTGGACCGGGCCTTGAGCCTCGGTATCGCGGTGATTCTCTTTGCCATCTATCTGCTGAATTTGCTGTTCTCGCTCAAGACCCACCGGCACCTGTATGTGGGGGAGGCGGTTGATGCGGAAGAAACCGGCGAGGACGCGTGGCCGCTCCGCAAGTCCGTGTGGGTGCTGGCGGTCGTGACGGCTGCCGTGGCGGTGATGAGCGAAATCCTAGTCGGCGCAATCGAGCCGGCCGCCAAGGGCTTGGGCCTGACGCAGGTGTTTGTCGGGGTCATTCTTGTGGCCCTGGTCGGCAACGCGGCGGAGCATTCGACGGCGGTCATGGTGGCGATGAAGAACAAGATGGACCTGGCCTTGGGTATCGCGATCGGGTCCAGTCTGCAAATTGCCTTGTTCGTCGCGCCGGTGCTGGTGTTTGCCAGCTACCTGATGGGGATGCCGCTGGATCTGATCTTTACGCCCTTCGAAGTGGCGGCGGTGACCATCTCCGTGCTGGTGGTCGGTTTCGTGTCGATGGATGGGGAGTCGAACTGGATGGAAGGGGCGATGTTGATCGGGGTCTATCTGATCTTAGCGCTCGCGTTCTATTTCCTGCCCGCCTAG
- a CDS encoding DUF5069 domain-containing protein, with translation MDLRKQFPRSPKDKLVGYVHLARMIDKCRATLASTQGEYKYPCPMDQRLLDFAGITAEQFTEAARGMTDPALAEWFKKSATSHSPAEIEQWNARFLTWEPDTEEKRVYFKKLRDAVDPSRPDITAWADLLDLDEKRPVPKRTANVRG, from the coding sequence ATGGATCTTCGCAAGCAGTTCCCACGCAGCCCCAAAGACAAGCTGGTCGGCTATGTGCACTTAGCCCGGATGATCGACAAGTGCCGGGCGACATTGGCCAGCACGCAGGGCGAGTACAAATACCCCTGCCCGATGGACCAACGGCTTTTGGATTTTGCCGGCATCACAGCGGAGCAGTTCACAGAAGCGGCCCGCGGCATGACGGACCCAGCCCTGGCCGAGTGGTTCAAGAAGAGCGCCACATCGCACAGTCCCGCCGAAATTGAGCAATGGAACGCACGGTTCCTGACCTGGGAGCCGGACACAGAAGAAAAGCGGGTCTACTTCAAAAAACTGCGCGATGCGGTGGACCCAAGCAGGCCCGACATCACCGCCTGGGCCGACCTGCTGGACTTGGATGAAAAACGACCTGTGCCGAAACGAACGGCGAACGTGAGGGGATAA
- a CDS encoding DUF2007 domain-containing protein, with amino-acid sequence MPETFAPSSKRWMPNCNVPTNIGSNEGCMDMVRLIEPQDEGELALIKSLLDGNGIRYFVKNEHFGGLYPGLSLPFNRREVMVHESELGRAGTLLGRLTLPHDLGEAG; translated from the coding sequence ATGCCAGAAACATTCGCGCCTTCTTCGAAGCGCTGGATGCCCAACTGCAACGTCCCGACGAACATCGGTAGCAACGAGGGTTGCATGGACATGGTCAGGCTGATCGAGCCGCAGGACGAAGGAGAGCTGGCGCTGATCAAGAGCCTGTTGGACGGCAACGGAATCCGGTATTTTGTCAAGAACGAACACTTCGGCGGCTTGTACCCTGGGCTGTCCTTGCCCTTCAATCGGCGCGAGGTGATGGTGCATGAATCGGAATTGGGGCGGGCCGGCACGTTGTTGGGGCGGCTGACGTTGCCGCACGATCTCGGCGAAGCCGGGTGA
- a CDS encoding DUF2784 domain-containing protein — MGRALSFPGGCQRHSFRRSVDGAICGRAMAWKLAADFVVLIHLLWIGFLLFGALLVRRCRWGKWLHVGALVFSVCLQLFHWVCPLTYLEVWLRRQHDPTLTYTGDFLAHYAERLVYLRVPPLMLLVATMCVVGLSVWVYRRKV, encoded by the coding sequence ATGGGGCGAGCCCTATCTTTCCCTGGCGGATGCCAAAGACATTCGTTTCGAAGAAGCGTAGACGGTGCTATTTGCGGGAGGGCCATGGCCTGGAAGTTGGCTGCTGACTTCGTCGTCCTCATCCATCTCCTCTGGATCGGCTTTCTCCTGTTCGGCGCGCTGCTGGTCCGACGGTGTCGCTGGGGGAAATGGCTTCATGTGGGAGCCCTGGTGTTCAGTGTCTGCCTGCAACTGTTCCACTGGGTCTGTCCCCTGACCTACCTGGAGGTCTGGCTCCGCCGGCAACACGATCCGACCTTGACGTACACAGGAGACTTCCTCGCCCATTACGCCGAACGGTTGGTTTATCTGCGGGTCCCTCCGCTGATGCTGCTGGTTGCCACTATGTGCGTGGTCGGACTCTCAGTCTGGGTCTACAGGCGAAAAGTCTGA
- a CDS encoding CopG family transcriptional regulator → MIFSYRRCTMSTAVKKTISLPPALSKELDELAREEGKTVSAVIQEALRAAKRERLKQSFFVAQGYWTKKAREKGILTERDLRKYLAQK, encoded by the coding sequence ATGATTTTTTCATACCGGAGGTGCACCATGAGCACGGCTGTCAAGAAAACCATTTCTCTTCCTCCCGCGCTATCGAAAGAGCTGGATGAACTGGCGCGCGAAGAAGGCAAGACGGTTAGCGCAGTGATCCAGGAGGCATTGCGGGCGGCCAAGCGCGAACGGCTCAAACAGAGTTTTTTCGTTGCGCAGGGCTATTGGACAAAGAAAGCCAGAGAGAAGGGAATCCTCACGGAGCGAGACCTTCGCAAGTACTTGGCTCAAAAGTGA
- a CDS encoding formylglycine-generating enzyme family protein: MMRYTFLAVSVWLSLIGCQSLAPLLHDEPDMVLIPAGPFLMGSPEGEDGFSDERPQRTVTLRAFWMDRHEVTNDKYEQFIAATDHRPPSNVNPDVTLWFHGKPLPDSRRHPVVNVAWHDAVAYCQWAGKRLPTEAEWEKAARGQDGRRYPWGNEWALKRANSASYWAGRTVEFKDGAEWKAFWVTGEGSRLSEERGLRGEVLTLPVGSFPEGASPYGLLDMAGNASEWVQDWFEPYYYLKAPPADPKGPDGVLLKVVRGGSWLKPAKSLRTADRDYGFPDDRQSGTGFRCAKDVS; encoded by the coding sequence GTGATGCGATATACCTTCCTGGCCGTCTCGGTCTGGTTGAGCCTGATCGGCTGCCAATCGCTCGCCCCTCTCCTACACGACGAACCTGACATGGTCCTGATTCCCGCCGGCCCATTTCTTATGGGCAGTCCGGAAGGAGAGGACGGGTTTTCCGACGAACGACCCCAGAGGACCGTGACCCTCCGCGCCTTCTGGATGGATCGGCATGAAGTCACCAACGACAAGTACGAGCAGTTCATCGCTGCCACAGACCACAGGCCCCCTAGTAACGTGAACCCGGATGTCACGCTCTGGTTTCACGGCAAGCCGCTCCCGGATAGCAGGCGGCATCCGGTGGTGAATGTCGCGTGGCACGATGCCGTCGCCTACTGTCAGTGGGCCGGCAAACGTCTCCCGACCGAAGCGGAATGGGAAAAGGCGGCCAGGGGCCAGGACGGGCGCCGCTACCCCTGGGGAAACGAGTGGGCCTTGAAGCGGGCCAACAGCGCCAGCTACTGGGCCGGCCGCACCGTCGAATTCAAAGATGGAGCTGAGTGGAAAGCCTTCTGGGTCACGGGCGAGGGGTCGCGCCTTTCGGAGGAGCGAGGCCTCAGGGGAGAAGTGCTGACCTTGCCGGTCGGGAGCTTCCCTGAAGGAGCCAGCCCCTACGGGCTCCTCGATATGGCCGGCAACGCCTCGGAGTGGGTGCAGGACTGGTTCGAGCCCTATTACTATCTCAAAGCGCCTCCCGCCGATCCCAAGGGACCGGACGGTGTGCTCTTGAAAGTCGTGCGCGGAGGATCCTGGTTGAAACCGGCGAAGAGTTTGCGGACGGCCGACCGGGATTACGGATTTCCGGACGACCGCCAGAGCGGGACCGGCTTCCGCTGCGCGAAGGATGTGTCGTAA
- a CDS encoding heme-binding protein, with amino-acid sequence MELVKWMGLLTLAVMINGNVLAVAEDLPREAVLPLALANKAAAAAVEKCKQDGYKVSTSVVDKAGVLRAFQRGDGAGPHTVDSSRKKAYTAASLGRTTSELGELVVKMPHLQAIGKMNESIIILGGGLPIQFGNEVVGGIGVGGAPGTQLDDACAQAGLDAIGAVSKVAGTK; translated from the coding sequence ATGGAACTCGTGAAATGGATGGGTCTGCTGACTCTGGCCGTGATGATCAACGGGAACGTCCTCGCGGTCGCCGAAGACCTGCCCCGCGAAGCGGTCCTGCCTCTGGCCCTGGCCAACAAGGCCGCGGCGGCTGCGGTCGAGAAGTGCAAGCAGGACGGTTACAAAGTGAGCACCTCCGTCGTGGACAAGGCGGGCGTGCTGAGGGCCTTCCAACGGGGCGACGGAGCCGGACCACACACGGTGGATAGCAGCAGAAAGAAGGCCTACACGGCCGCGAGCCTGGGCAGGACCACGAGCGAACTGGGTGAACTCGTCGTCAAGATGCCGCACCTGCAAGCCATAGGAAAGATGAACGAGAGCATCATCATCCTGGGTGGTGGGCTCCCGATTCAGTTCGGCAATGAAGTCGTCGGCGGGATCGGCGTCGGCGGCGCCCCAGGCACCCAGCTCGACGACGCCTGCGCCCAAGCGGGTCTGGATGCGATTGGGGCGGTATCGAAAGTAGCTGGAACGAAATAG
- a CDS encoding nucleotidyltransferase domain-containing protein, translating to MSQDSTEGIPKHLPAEVRQTLRSYLEEVTKLFGQALEAIILYGSAAGGEFLPDRSNLNVLIILAKQDTALLEQYAKIHKRWGKERIVVPLFLTQQELQASAALFPLEYLEMKERHVLLVGRDPFPSLHVDQRNLGLQCKQEIRGNLLRLRQRFVEGGGKQEAILILLPLSLTSLLPCLRGLLRIKGLSVPAQSEGFFDQLQAQLGIDPAGFQEVLSLKRGQSTPGPLEVPRLFDRYVASLEGVIQRVEQLKAEGKW from the coding sequence ATGAGTCAGGATTCAACAGAAGGTATCCCCAAGCACCTGCCGGCCGAGGTGCGGCAAACGCTCCGGTCTTATCTTGAGGAGGTGACGAAACTCTTCGGCCAGGCCTTGGAAGCGATCATTCTCTATGGCAGCGCTGCGGGCGGAGAGTTCCTGCCGGACCGGTCCAATCTCAATGTTCTCATCATACTCGCGAAGCAGGACACGGCATTGCTGGAACAGTATGCGAAGATTCATAAACGCTGGGGTAAGGAGCGCATCGTCGTGCCGCTGTTTTTGACGCAGCAAGAGTTACAGGCCTCGGCGGCTCTCTTTCCGCTCGAATATCTGGAAATGAAGGAACGGCATGTGCTGCTCGTCGGCCGCGATCCCTTTCCTTCGCTGCACGTGGATCAGCGCAACCTTGGTCTGCAATGTAAGCAGGAAATCCGGGGCAATCTCCTCCGGTTGCGGCAGCGATTCGTCGAAGGCGGCGGCAAGCAGGAGGCCATCCTGATCCTCCTGCCCCTGTCCCTGACATCGCTCTTGCCCTGCCTGAGGGGTCTCCTGCGGATCAAGGGCCTGTCCGTGCCGGCCCAGAGCGAGGGGTTCTTCGATCAACTCCAAGCCCAATTGGGCATAGACCCGGCTGGATTTCAAGAAGTGCTGAGCCTTAAGCGCGGTCAGAGCACGCCTGGGCCGCTGGAAGTGCCAAGGCTCTTCGACCGGTATGTCGCCTCGCTGGAAGGGGTGATTCAACGGGTGGAACAATTGAAAGCGGAAGGCAAATGGTGA
- a CDS encoding putative toxin-antitoxin system toxin component, PIN family, producing the protein MRVVFDSNIYISALIFPGSQAEKALLRILDGADDLLISKAILDEVLSTLAGKFSHDPDTLSHLAVTLTEMGELVRPEHKVKVFADDPDNRILECAEAGEADCIVTGDKAMLGLKEYRGIRLISLREYLTT; encoded by the coding sequence GTGAGGGTGGTGTTTGACAGCAACATTTACATTTCGGCGTTGATCTTCCCGGGCAGCCAAGCCGAAAAAGCCTTGCTCCGAATCCTCGATGGCGCAGACGATCTCCTGATCTCCAAAGCGATCCTTGATGAAGTTCTCTCGACCTTGGCCGGGAAATTTAGTCATGATCCAGACACGTTAAGCCACCTGGCCGTCACATTAACTGAAATGGGCGAGTTGGTAAGGCCAGAACACAAGGTCAAGGTGTTCGCAGATGATCCGGACAACCGAATCCTGGAGTGCGCCGAAGCGGGCGAGGCTGATTGCATCGTCACAGGCGATAAGGCGATGCTGGGCCTGAAGGAATATCGAGGGATTCGGCTGATCTCATTGCGAGAATATCTCACCACATGA
- the hemW gene encoding radical SAM family heme chaperone HemW: MALGIYIHVPFCRTRCSFCAFYLRIHREDWAQAYVEALAREICLHAAQNSLGGCLPDSLYFGGGTPTTLHPGQLVEILALVRDSFGLARQAEVTVEAHPDSVTEEGLQTLREAGFNRISFGIQSADKEELLQVGRKTDGASVDRAVAHARAVGFANLNLDLIYGLPGQTLASWHETLAQALALAPTHLSCYALTVEDKTHLQVSLHRGDLPEPDQDRQNAMEDEAALRLTEAGFDRYEISNYCRPGSACRHNLLYWQGGDYLGLGPSAQSYLDGCRFGNVEDLTAYQDQLAAGRLATMQTEQLSPAQRQREALVFGLRLTDGVRLNGSLAQSADQWKQKLQRLERDGLIELEADRVRLTALGRRFADQVAVELL; encoded by the coding sequence ATGGCGCTTGGCATTTACATTCACGTCCCCTTCTGCCGCACCCGCTGCAGCTTCTGCGCTTTCTATCTCCGCATTCACCGGGAAGACTGGGCGCAAGCCTATGTCGAAGCACTGGCTCGCGAGATCTGTCTGCATGCGGCGCAGAATAGTTTGGGGGGCTGTCTGCCGGACAGCCTCTACTTCGGCGGCGGGACCCCGACCACGCTCCATCCCGGGCAGCTCGTCGAAATTCTCGCCCTGGTGCGGGACAGCTTCGGGCTGGCCAGGCAAGCGGAAGTGACCGTGGAAGCGCACCCGGACTCGGTCACCGAAGAAGGGCTGCAAACCCTCCGCGAAGCCGGGTTTAACCGGATCAGCTTCGGCATCCAGTCAGCGGACAAAGAGGAATTGCTCCAAGTCGGCCGCAAGACGGATGGGGCGTCCGTCGACCGAGCCGTCGCCCATGCCCGAGCAGTTGGTTTCGCCAACCTCAACCTGGATCTGATCTACGGGTTGCCGGGCCAAACCCTCGCCAGCTGGCATGAGACGCTGGCGCAAGCGTTGGCCTTGGCTCCCACCCACCTGTCCTGCTATGCCCTGACCGTCGAAGACAAGACCCACCTCCAAGTCTCCCTGCACCGAGGCGACCTGCCTGAGCCGGACCAGGACCGACAAAACGCCATGGAAGATGAAGCCGCGCTCCGTTTGACGGAAGCGGGATTCGACCGGTACGAGATTTCCAACTACTGCCGGCCCGGCTCTGCCTGCCGCCATAACTTACTCTACTGGCAAGGGGGAGACTACTTGGGACTTGGCCCCAGCGCCCAATCCTACCTCGACGGCTGCCGCTTCGGAAACGTGGAAGACCTGACCGCGTATCAGGACCAGCTGGCGGCCGGCCGGCTTGCCACAATGCAGACGGAGCAATTGAGTCCCGCGCAACGTCAGCGGGAAGCCTTGGTGTTCGGGCTGCGCCTCACCGACGGAGTCCGGCTCAACGGATCATTGGCACAATCGGCGGACCAGTGGAAGCAGAAGCTGCAACGGTTGGAAAGAGACGGGTTGATCGAGCTGGAAGCGGACCGAGTCCGGTTGACTGCGTTGGGGCGGCGATTTGCCGACCAAGTGGCGGTAGAACTGTTGTAA
- a CDS encoding ribbon-helix-helix protein, CopG family — protein sequence MKRIVTVRLDDELAQMLGRVCRRSKRKRSEVVRDALRRQLSLLLLARLRRKAMPFARAHGYLTDEDVLMGVS from the coding sequence ATGAAACGCATAGTGACTGTCAGGCTGGATGATGAGTTGGCGCAAATGCTGGGCCGGGTCTGTCGCCGCTCTAAACGCAAGCGAAGCGAGGTGGTGCGGGACGCCCTGCGGCGTCAGCTTTCATTGCTTCTGCTTGCGCGGCTCCGGCGCAAAGCGATGCCTTTCGCTCGGGCGCACGGTTACCTGACGGACGAAGATGTTCTCATGGGCGTGTCCTGA